The DNA sequence GACCTTTAGTCAAGTCGTAGGGAGTTAGTTCGACTTTGACGCGATCGCCTGGTAGAATTTTGATGTAGTTACGACGAATTTTACCCGCAATATGAGCTAAAACGTTGAAACCGTTATCTAAATCCACTCTAAACATGGCATTAGGCAGTGATTCTGTCACTGTGCCTTCCATTTCAATTAGGTCTTTTTTAGACATAGTTAATTATCCTCTTGATTTTGTCTATAATTTTTGTCAATTTTATCAAACAGTTTTTTCTGAGATTAAACCTTGTATATGATAGCGAATGACTAAGATATTAAAGTTTTAACCCCATATTTGACAGAAATTAATTTTTTAGGATTTAACTATGGTTGTGATTTCTGCGGTGATTTCCTCCATAGAGCGATCGCCATCTACTGTTTTCAAGAGATTGCTCTGTTGATAATAATCAATTAGAGGAGCAGTTTGTTGACGGTAAACATCAAGACGATTATTGATAGTTTCTTCGTTATCATCTTTTCTGCCTCTGGCCAACAAGCGTTGTAAAATCACTTCATTTGGCACGTCTAAATTAACTACTGCATCACAGTTTTGGTCTAACTTCTTGAGTAAACCCGTTAAAAATTCCGCTTGAGGTACATTACGGGGAAATCCATCGAGAATCCATCCTTTTTGAGCATCATCTTGTCCTAATCTTTCTTCAATCAAGTCAAGAATCAACTCATCAGGTACTAAATCGCCATTATCGACATAACTTTTAGCCTTAACCCCCAAAGGAGTTTGAGCTGCGATCGCACCTCTGAGAATATCTCCGGTGGAAATATGAGGAATACTATGTTTTTCAGCTATCAAAGCCCCTTGAGTACCCTTGCCAGACCCCGGAGGACCTAAAAAAATAATTTTTGTCATATTCTAATAATTAGATATTAGGAATTAGGAATTGGGTTTTAAAACACTCCGAACTCCGAACTTTTACCTATTGTTTAACCATACCCTCATAGCGTTGAGAGATAACATAGGTTTGTACTTGTTTTGCAGTATCGATGGCAACCCCCACTAAAATAAGTAAAGAAGTAGCACCAAAACCCTGAAAAGTAGTAACTCCTGTCGCCCTTTCCACAAAAGTAGGTACTGTGGCCACTACTGTTAAGAAAATCGCACCCAAGAGAGTTAAACGATTTAAAACCCCTTCTAAGTAGGCAACTGTTGCTTTTCCCGGTCGAATACCTGGGAT is a window from the Cyanobacterium sp. Dongsha4 genome containing:
- a CDS encoding adenylate kinase, which produces MTKIIFLGPPGSGKGTQGALIAEKHSIPHISTGDILRGAIAAQTPLGVKAKSYVDNGDLVPDELILDLIEERLGQDDAQKGWILDGFPRNVPQAEFLTGLLKKLDQNCDAVVNLDVPNEVILQRLLARGRKDDNEETINNRLDVYRQQTAPLIDYYQQSNLLKTVDGDRSMEEITAEITTIVKS
- the infA gene encoding translation initiation factor IF-1; protein product: MSKKDLIEMEGTVTESLPNAMFRVDLDNGFNVLAHIAGKIRRNYIKILPGDRVKVELTPYDLTKGRITYRLKGKK